From a region of the Triticum aestivum cultivar Chinese Spring chromosome 7D, IWGSC CS RefSeq v2.1, whole genome shotgun sequence genome:
- the LOC123164820 gene encoding uncharacterized protein, with amino-acid sequence MALEIESSELPRITNDFSDAQKVGSGGYGDVYKAVYNGEAMAVKLLHATKGIDDRQFMKELRNHMKVQHPNIVRLVGYCNEETKKYVELPDGTSVFGRHIYKVLCFEYMVGRSLDKRLSGISLGDEWRTHYQIIKGTCEGLCYLHNGCENRILHLDLKPANVLLDKSMKPKIADFGLSRIYTASRSHIKVGSVSGTTKYMPPELIHGSEMSDKTDVYGLGVTIIEVIRGSGGFEIYHDSGDTNFVEDVCAYWRKRDSTTNLYQVETCAKIAVRCLNHDRRKRPTIKEIVENLNGMETQGLSKDLHALTVNSSLPVPDKMSITISGRGALDVVIVYAFDCTDSTPAWYTADNGIFWLVQEKLTNLCDSCMGYIYVMSTPNTYTSDMKVVDSAETKETGYTGFAWRRMTCSKNMASGLAEAHKMISNRGHHNGIILFFSDGLINKGDFFDGTENFVSKVPVHTFTLGGDAYNHVLHSIATNSPGGMFHTSTVPERPNLSTPFSKLLDSLLGTTPKDDEMPLSSISGREPLDVVIVYAFDCTHSTPAWHTVDSGVFWLVQEKLAHFPDSCMGYIYVDMTPNTYTSDMKVVDRNETKETGYTSFAWRRITCTRNMSSGLAEAHKMISNRGHHNGIILFFSNGMINKGDFFDGTENFVSKVPVHTFTLAGDEYNHVLHSIAKNSPGGKFHTSPVPERPNLSTSFSKLLDNLLGGTPEDDERPLSTISGRGPLDVVIVYAFDCTESTPAWYTVDNGIFWLLQEKLTHFPESCMGYIYVDMTPNTYTSDMKVVDPNETKETGYTRFAWRRMTCTKNMASGLADAHKMISNRGHHNGIILFFSDGLINKGDFFDGTENFVSKVPVHTFTLGGDAYNHVLHSIATNSPGGKFHTSPVPERPNLSTSFSKLLDSLLGGTPEDYERPFSSLSGREPLDVVIVYAFDCTESTPAWYTVDNGIFWLLQEKLTHFPESCMGYIYVDMTPNTYTSDMKVVDPNETKETGYTRFAWRRMTCTKNMASGLADAHKMTSNRGHHNGIILFFSDGLINKGDFFDGTENFVSKVPVHTFTLGGDAYNHVLHSIATNSPCGKFHTSPVPERPNLSTSFSKLLDSLLGGTPEDYERPFSSLSGREPLDVVIVYAFDCTDSTPAWHTVDNGVFWLVQEKLTHFPDSCMGYVYVDVTPNTYTSDMKVVDPAETKKTGYTGFARRRMTCGKNMASGLAEAHKMLRNRGYHNGIILFFSDGLINKGDFFYGTDNFISKVPVHTFTVGGDAYNHGLQAIAANSPGGTFNAIPVPERPHLSVPFSKLLDSLLSGTMEDISYQ; translated from the exons ATGGCTTTAGAAATAGAATCATCTGAGTTGCCAAGAATTACTAACGATTTTTCGGACGCCCAAAAAGTTGGAAGTGGTGGCTATGGAGACGTTTACAAG GCAGTCTACAATGGGGAAGCCATGGCAGTGAAGTTGCTTCATGCGACCAAAGGAATTGACGACAGACAATTTATGAAGGAACTCCGTAACCATATGAAGGTCCAACATCCAAACATTGTACGTCTAGTTGGGTATTGCAATGAAGAAACCAAGAAATATGTTGAGCTACCTGATGGCACGTCTGTTTTTGGTAGACACATATACAAAGTGCTCTGCTTTGAATATATGGTCGGCAGAAGCTTAGATAAGCGTCTGTCTG GAATTTCTCTGGGAGATGAATGGCGCACACATTACCAAATAATAAAGGGGACTTGTGAAGGTTTGTGTTATCTTCACAATGGATGTGAAAATCGGATCCTCCACTTGGATCTAAAGCCTGCCAATGTATTACTTGACAAGAGCATGAAACCGAAAATTGCGGATTTTGGACTGTCAAGGATTTACACTGCAAGCCGTAGCCATATCAAAGTTGGTTCAGTTTCAGGGACAAC GAAATACATGCCGCCTGAATTAATACATGGGAGCGAGATGTCAGACAAGACTGATGTCTACGGTTTAGGTGTTACAATCATAGAAGTAATTAGGGGATCTGGCGGTTTTGAAATTTATCACGACTCAGGGGACACAAATTTTGTTGAAGAT GTGTGTGCATATTGGAGGAAGAGGGATAGCACAACAAATTTATATCAAGTGGAGACATGCGCCAAAATTGCAGTACGTTGTCTCAATCATGATAGAAGGAAGAGACCCACAATAAAGGAGATTGTAGAAAACTTGAATGGTATGGAAACTCAGGGTTTGAGCAAG GATCTCCATGCCCTCACGGTGAATTCATCCCTCCCAGTTCCAGACAAGATGTCCATTACCATTTCAG GAAGGGGGGCACTGGATGTGGTGATTGTGTATGCATTTGATTGTACTGACTCAACCCCAGCCTGGTACACAGCGGATAATGGGATCTTTTGGTTGGTGCAAGAGAAGCTAACCAACTTGTGTGATAGTTGCATGGGCTATATTTACGTCATGTCAACCCCTAACACATACACGTCAGATATGAAAGTTGTTGACTCAGCTGAGACAAAGGAAACTGGATACACGGGATTCGCCTGGCGCAGGATGACCTGCAGTAAAAATATGGCATCAGGCCTTGCCGAGGCGCATAAAATGATCAGCAATCGTGGTCACCACAACGGCATCATATTGTTCTTCTCGGATGGGTTAATAAACAAGGGCGACTTCTTTGATGGAACAGAGAACTTTGTCTCCAAAGTGCCCGTCCACACATTTACCCTCGGCGGGGACGCATATAACCAT GTTCTCCACTCCATTGCGACCAATTCTCCAGGTGGGATGTTTCACACCAGTACCGTTCCAGAAAGGCCAAATCTATCAACACCCTTCTCAAAACTACTGGATAGCCTCCTTGGCACTACCCCGAAGGACGATGAGATGCCTCTTAGTTCCATTTCAG GAAGGGAGCCACTTGATGTGGTGATTGTGTATGCCTTTGATTGTACTCACTCGACCCCAGCCTGGCACACGGTGGATAGTGGGGTATTTTGGTTGGTGCAAGAGAAGCTGGCGCACTTTCCAGATAGTTGCATGGGTTACATCTACGTCGACATGACCCCAAACACATACACATCAGACATGAAAGTAGTTGACCGCAATGAGACAAAGGAAACTGGCTACACGAGTTTCGCGTGGCGTAGGATAACCTGCACTAGAAACATGTCATCTGGACTTGCCGAGGCACATAAAATGATCAGCAACCGCGGGCACCACAATggcatcatcttgttcttctctAATGGCATGATAAACAAGGGAGACTTCTTTGATGGGACCGAGAACTTTGTCTCCAAAGTGCCTGTCCACACATTtacccttgccggggacgaatATAACCAT GTTCTCCACTCCATTGCGAAAAATTCTCCAGGTGGGAAGTTCCACACCAGCCCTGTTCCAGAAAGGCCAAACCTATCAACATCCTTCTCCAAGCTACTGGATAACCTACTTGGCGGAACCCCAGAGGATGATGAGAGGCCTCTTAGTACCATTTCAG GAAGGGGGCCACTAGATGTGGTGATTGTGTACGCCTTTGACTGCACTGAATCAACCCCAGCCTGGTACACCGTGGATAATGGGATCTTTTGGTTGCTTCAAGAGAAGTTGACGCACTTCCCTGAAAGTTGCATGGGTTACATCTACGTCGACATGACCCCAAATACATACACGTCAGATATGAAAGTAGTTGACCCAAATGAGACGAAGGAAACTGGCTACACGAGATTCGCATGGCGTAGAATGACTTGTACTAAAAACATGGCATCAGGACTTGCCGACGCGCATAAAATGATTAGCAACCGCGGGCACCACAATggcatcatcttgttcttctctgATGGCTTGATAAACAAGGGGGACTTCTTTGATGGAACTGAAAACTTTGTCTCCAAAGTGCCTGTCCACACATTTACCCTCGGCGGGGACGCTTATAACCAT GTTCTCCACTCCATTGCAACAAATTCTCCAGGCGGGAAGTTCCACACCAGCCCCGTTCCAGAAAGGCCAAACCTATCAACATCCTTCTCCAAGCTACTGGATAGCCTACTTGGCGGAACCCCAGAGGATTATGAGAGGCCTTTTAGTTCCCTTTCAG GAAGGGAGCCACTCGATGTGGTGATTGTGTATGCCTTTGACTGCACTGAATCAACCCCAGCCTGGTACACGGTGGATAATGGGATCTTTTGGTTGCTTCAAGAGAAGTTGACGCACTTCCCTGAAAGTTGCATGGGTTACATCTACGTCGACATGACCCCAAACACATACACATCAGACATGAAAGTAGTTGACCCAAATGAGACGAAGGAAACTGGCTACACGAGATTCGCATGGCGTAGGATGACTTGTACTAAAAACATGGCATCAGGACTTGCCGACGCGCATAAAATGACCAGCAACCGCGGGCACCACAATggcatcatcttgttcttctctgATGGCTTGATAAACAAAGGGGACTTCTTTGATGGAACTGAAAACTTTGTCTCCAAAGTGCCTGTCCACACATTTACCCTCGGCGGGGATGCATATAACCAT GTTCTCCACTCCATTGCAACAAATTCTCCATGCGGGAAGTTCCACACCAGCCCCGTTCCAGAAAGGCCAAACCTATCAACATCCTTCTCCAAGCTACTGGATAGCCTACTTGGCGGAACCCCAGAGGATTATGAGAGGCCTTTTAGTTCCCTTTCAG GAAGGGAGCCACTCGATGTGGTTATTGTGTATGCCTTTGACTGCACTGACTCAACCCCAGCCTGGCACACGGTGGATAATGGGGTCTTTTGGTTGGTGCAAGAGAAGCTGACCCATTTCCCTGATAGTTGCATGGGTTACGTCTACGTCGACGTCACCCCAAACACATACACGTCGGACATGAAAGTAGTTGACCCAGCCGAGACAAAGAAAACTGGCTACACGGGATTCGCCCGGCGCAGGATGACCTGTGGCAAAAACATGGCATCAGGCCTTGCCGAGGCGCATAAAATGCTCAGAAACCGTGGTTATCACAACGGCATAATCTTGTTCTTCTCTGATGGATTAATAAACAAGGGTGACTTTTTTTATGGAACCGACAACTTCATCTCCAAAGTGCCTGTCCACACATTTACTGTTGGCGGCGACGCATATAACCAT GGTCTCCAAGCCATCGCAGCAAATTCTCCAGGTGGGACGTTCAACGCAATTCCAGTTCCAGAGAGACCGCATCTCTCAGTGCCCTTCTCGAAACTACTGGATAGCCTCCTTAGCGGCACAATGGAGGACATAAGTTATCAATAG